A single region of the Actinoplanes sp. SE50/110 genome encodes:
- a CDS encoding HEXXH motif-containing putative peptide modification protein has translation MRQFRLADAALADLGAGRPSPATLGLLRRAQLSRNLLLLRQLRRSVTEKPIWYARLAALSPQDARTRIVDPMTGLWAAHALTTPPHGLDAPLEPVGHLLTVTCAGRELTVRLDDRSPLRHLLGLPPADPLTAAEVTHWQECLEAAWRILVTRHPAAADTLAAVLRVIVPARPDPLAEGVSATSAEAFGAVAMSTPITGTGMALALLHETQHSVLNAVNGLFDLVEPGGAPGYSPWREDPRPASGILHGVYAFLAVTRFWRTAIRAGGAPAGSEAEFEFARWRTAVHETAGRLLRAGEPTTGIARQAAGEPTTGTAPQAAGEPITGEARPAAGEPTAVGTRPAAGELTAAGRRLVGALRDEVEPWLAEPLDPEVTRLADLARTDHHARWRLRNLAIPAEGLKALVSAWAAERPAPAVESTVAERPRREEPHHRLRLIRARLRGDHRFPAEARETTTAAADDACLDGRWQDALTAYATILGQDRDDAAAWSGLALVSPLPALRRRPELVRAAAAALPGADIAVLAAWLSR, from the coding sequence TTGCGCCAGTTCCGCCTCGCCGACGCCGCCCTCGCCGACCTCGGCGCCGGACGGCCGTCCCCCGCCACCCTCGGCCTGCTGCGCCGAGCGCAGCTCAGCCGCAATCTGCTCCTCCTGCGGCAGCTGCGGCGATCTGTCACCGAAAAGCCGATCTGGTACGCGCGACTGGCCGCCCTGTCGCCCCAGGACGCCCGCACCCGCATCGTCGATCCGATGACCGGCCTGTGGGCCGCCCACGCCCTCACCACACCCCCACACGGCCTGGACGCGCCGCTGGAGCCGGTCGGGCACCTACTCACGGTCACCTGCGCCGGGCGGGAATTGACCGTGCGGCTGGACGACCGGAGTCCCCTGCGGCACCTGCTCGGCCTGCCACCGGCCGACCCGTTGACCGCCGCCGAGGTCACTCACTGGCAGGAGTGCCTCGAAGCGGCATGGCGGATTCTGGTCACCCGGCACCCGGCCGCCGCGGACACCCTCGCCGCCGTGCTGCGGGTGATCGTCCCGGCCCGTCCTGATCCACTCGCCGAAGGCGTGAGCGCGACGTCGGCCGAGGCGTTCGGCGCGGTCGCCATGTCCACCCCGATCACCGGCACCGGGATGGCCCTGGCCCTGCTGCACGAGACCCAGCACAGCGTGCTGAACGCGGTGAACGGCCTCTTCGACCTGGTCGAACCCGGCGGCGCACCCGGCTACTCGCCGTGGCGGGAGGACCCACGCCCGGCGTCCGGGATTCTGCACGGGGTCTATGCGTTCCTGGCGGTGACCCGCTTCTGGCGCACCGCGATCCGCGCGGGTGGGGCTCCGGCCGGCAGCGAGGCGGAGTTCGAGTTCGCCCGCTGGCGCACCGCGGTCCACGAAACCGCCGGCCGCCTCCTACGCGCCGGCGAGCCGACGACGGGCATAGCACGGCAGGCTGCCGGCGAGCCGACGACGGGCACAGCACCGCAGGCTGCCGGCGAGCCGATCACCGGCGAAGCACGACCGGCTGCCGGCGAGCCGACCGCGGTCGGGACCCGACCGGCTGCCGGCGAGCTGACCGCGGCGGGGCGGCGGCTGGTCGGTGCGTTGCGGGACGAGGTGGAGCCGTGGCTGGCGGAGCCGCTCGACCCCGAGGTGACCCGGCTCGCCGACCTGGCCCGGACCGATCATCACGCGCGCTGGCGTCTGCGGAACCTCGCTATTCCGGCAGAGGGACTGAAAGCGCTCGTCAGCGCGTGGGCGGCGGAACGTCCCGCACCGGCCGTCGAGTCCACGGTGGCCGAACGACCGCGACGGGAGGAGCCCCACCACCGGCTGCGACTGATCCGGGCCCGGCTGCGAGGGGATCACCGGTTCCCGGCGGAGGCGCGGGAGACCACGACAGCGGCCGCGGACGACGCCTGCCTGGATGGGCGATGGCAGGACGCGCTCACGGCGTACGCAACAATTCTTGGCCAGGACCGCGACGACGCCGCGGCCTGGAGCGGGCTCGCCCTCGTCTCGCCGCTGCCCGCCCTGCGCCGCAGGCCGGAGCTGGTCCGCGCCGCCGCCGCGGCGCTGCCCGGAGCGGACATCGCGGTGCTCGCCGCCTGGCTCTCCCGCTGA
- a CDS encoding YbaB/EbfC family nucleoid-associated protein — MLGGELGVGDGASRSGGAAAALADRVATLRASAAGAGGAVRVTVASSGNVTGLELDERSLGLGAPGLAAEILLTIHRAQAALAGRVAEAVASTVGAETETGRAVLDGFASRFPAPDEVPPAPVMPSAPPFPSFSAVPTLPHQSPGNGYEGGRDSRAR; from the coding sequence GTGCTGGGTGGAGAGCTGGGCGTCGGTGACGGCGCATCCCGCTCCGGGGGTGCGGCCGCCGCGCTGGCCGACCGGGTGGCGACGCTGCGTGCGTCGGCGGCCGGGGCCGGCGGTGCGGTGCGGGTCACCGTGGCGAGTTCGGGTAACGTGACCGGGCTGGAGCTGGACGAGCGGTCGCTGGGTCTGGGCGCGCCGGGGCTGGCCGCCGAGATCCTGTTGACCATTCACCGGGCGCAGGCGGCGCTGGCCGGCCGGGTGGCCGAGGCGGTCGCGTCGACGGTGGGCGCGGAGACCGAGACGGGTCGTGCCGTGCTGGACGGTTTCGCGTCCCGGTTCCCGGCTCCGGACGAGGTGCCGCCGGCCCCGGTGATGCCGTCGGCGCCGCCGTTCCCGTCGTTCAGCGCCGTGCCGACGTTGCCGCATCAGTCGCCGGGCAACGGCTACGAGGGTGGGCGGGACAGTCGTGCACGCTGA
- a CDS encoding DUF427 domain-containing protein yields the protein MPKAIWNDEVIAESDDTVVLEGNYYFPLTSVREDVLIPSDTHTVCPWKGKASYYSLRADGRTAADAAWYYPDPKPDAAAVRDRVAFRKDVQVEI from the coding sequence ATGCCGAAGGCCATCTGGAACGACGAAGTGATCGCGGAGAGCGACGACACCGTGGTGCTCGAGGGGAACTATTACTTCCCGCTCACCTCGGTCCGTGAGGACGTGCTCATCCCCTCCGACACGCACACCGTCTGCCCGTGGAAGGGCAAGGCGTCGTACTACTCGCTGCGCGCCGACGGACGGACCGCCGCCGACGCCGCCTGGTACTACCCCGATCCGAAACCGGACGCCGCGGCCGTCCGGGACCGCGTCGCCTTCCGCAAAGACGTGCAGGTGGAGATCTAG
- the fxsA gene encoding FxSxx-COOH cyclophane-containing RiPP peptide — MGSVQPDDGHAPEWHSAMIDVSESSLAELVVRDDSALDRCLRRLAATRSGPSEQIAGFNSAL, encoded by the coding sequence GTGGGAAGTGTTCAGCCGGACGACGGACACGCGCCGGAGTGGCACTCCGCGATGATCGACGTCTCCGAATCCTCCCTGGCCGAGCTCGTCGTCCGCGACGATTCCGCCCTGGACCGCTGCCTGCGCCGGCTGGCCGCCACCCGATCCGGGCCGAGCGAACAGATCGCCGGCTTCAACTCGGCGCTCTGA
- a CDS encoding bifunctional diguanylate cyclase/phosphodiesterase, producing the protein MARKALLDRTRRVVDDGVVLASLLLLVWPAADATDVTLTGRLVPLAAALCLGLAMLLVAPDRPVLRFAPTAAALAVSGIRHVQGELAPGAVWLLLGMAVAVLFRRWAVAGSDNALIREMTSQRALLARQAYRDPLTGVGNRKMFLERADHELSAASRTMTAVIVVDLDGFRELNDEFGHEVGDGLLRAAADRLAANVRANDVVARLDGDEFVVLLPGVEDEQAAVAVAERVLTELHRPLEVDGIKLTVRASAGVAITAGGETIDHVLREADQALHRAKLDGGGAARRFDPALFALEEQRRKAEGDIIRALDLGEFEVHYQPIVDLDGEHTVGVEALIRWQHPEKGLVPPGLFLELAEQLGLLPRLGGWVLEEACRQAVNWQRQFPGFEMNVNLSASQLSNPNLVGEVRAVLERTGLEPEHLVLELTESVALVDLVESARILTELKELGVRIALDDFGTGFSSLSHLSALPVDVVKIDRSFVQAMPESGGASVAEAVLHIARTFNLAPVAEGVEDAAQAEWLRDLACGRAQGYHFARPMPALGVTELLDKQADKDVPLAS; encoded by the coding sequence GTGGCTCGCAAGGCTCTGTTGGACCGGACGCGGCGCGTCGTCGACGACGGCGTGGTGCTCGCTTCGCTGCTGCTGCTGGTGTGGCCGGCAGCGGACGCTACGGATGTGACGTTGACGGGTCGGCTGGTGCCGCTGGCCGCGGCCCTCTGTCTGGGGCTGGCCATGCTGCTGGTGGCGCCGGACCGGCCGGTGCTGCGGTTCGCCCCGACGGCGGCGGCGCTCGCGGTCAGCGGGATCCGGCACGTGCAGGGGGAGCTCGCCCCGGGAGCGGTGTGGCTGCTGCTGGGCATGGCCGTGGCGGTGCTGTTCCGCCGCTGGGCGGTGGCCGGCTCGGACAACGCGCTGATCCGGGAGATGACTTCCCAGCGGGCGCTGCTGGCCCGGCAGGCGTACCGGGATCCGCTGACCGGGGTCGGCAACCGCAAGATGTTCCTGGAGCGGGCCGATCATGAGTTGTCCGCGGCCAGCCGGACGATGACCGCGGTGATCGTGGTGGACCTGGACGGTTTCCGGGAGCTGAACGACGAGTTCGGGCACGAGGTCGGCGACGGTCTGTTGCGGGCCGCGGCGGACCGGCTGGCCGCGAACGTCCGGGCCAACGACGTGGTGGCCCGCCTCGACGGCGACGAGTTCGTGGTGCTGCTCCCCGGGGTGGAGGACGAGCAGGCCGCCGTCGCGGTGGCCGAGCGGGTGCTGACCGAGCTGCACCGGCCGCTGGAGGTGGACGGCATCAAGCTGACCGTACGGGCCAGCGCCGGGGTGGCGATCACGGCCGGCGGCGAGACCATCGACCATGTGCTGCGCGAGGCCGATCAGGCGCTGCACCGGGCGAAGCTGGACGGCGGCGGCGCGGCCCGGCGGTTCGACCCGGCGCTGTTCGCCCTGGAGGAGCAGCGTCGCAAGGCCGAGGGTGACATCATCCGGGCGTTGGACCTGGGCGAGTTCGAGGTGCACTACCAGCCGATCGTCGACCTGGACGGGGAGCACACGGTCGGTGTCGAGGCGCTGATCCGCTGGCAGCACCCGGAGAAGGGGCTGGTGCCGCCCGGGCTGTTCCTGGAGCTGGCCGAGCAGCTGGGTCTGCTGCCGCGGCTGGGCGGCTGGGTGCTGGAGGAGGCCTGCCGGCAGGCGGTCAACTGGCAGCGGCAGTTCCCGGGTTTCGAGATGAACGTGAACCTGTCCGCCTCGCAGCTGAGCAACCCGAATCTGGTCGGCGAGGTCCGCGCGGTGCTGGAGCGCACCGGTCTGGAGCCGGAGCACCTGGTGCTGGAGCTGACCGAGTCGGTGGCACTGGTGGACCTGGTCGAGTCGGCGCGGATCCTGACCGAGCTGAAGGAGCTGGGGGTGCGGATCGCGCTGGACGACTTCGGCACCGGGTTCTCCTCGCTCAGCCACCTGAGCGCGCTGCCGGTGGACGTGGTGAAGATCGACCGGTCGTTCGTGCAGGCGATGCCGGAGAGCGGCGGGGCGTCGGTGGCCGAGGCGGTGCTGCACATCGCCCGCACCTTCAACCTGGCGCCGGTGGCCGAGGGGGTGGAGGACGCGGCCCAGGCGGAGTGGCTGCGGGACCTGGCGTGCGGCCGGGCCCAGGGTTACCACTTCGCCCGCCCGATGCCGGCCCTGGGCGTCACCGAGCTCCTCGACAAGCAGGCCGACAAGGACGTCCCGCTCGCCTCCTGA